In Lacerta agilis isolate rLacAgi1 chromosome 1, rLacAgi1.pri, whole genome shotgun sequence, the following proteins share a genomic window:
- the LOC117046867 gene encoding astacin-like metalloendopeptidase, translated as MNLLALSTLLLSFPRFTPGKPVQGIQGDKATGETYMHQDDIVYRRRTQRSAMKCNQRCVWPRSEDGLVNIPINVSTEFSVEERDVIAEAMQEFVTLTCIQFIRRSTEHDYINIFPADKCWSYFGKIGGKQQLGLAKNGCIYKGLIQHEINHALGFIHEQARNDRDKYVKIHLEYVTTGEQGNFEKVDSNNLGLPYDYGSVMHYGPYDFSSAPGKATIVPIPNASVPIGQRIGLSDLDVKKINKLYRCNCCSTVLRNRRGNFSSNNYPYSYPKNVTCLWLIQIPEGKVFLKFHVLDLQRSPNCASDYIRIYDGNNRNARLLVDKLCGAGQLPAVVSSGSMMLVEFVSDETTASKGFTASYAHVICGGTFTSTHGVVTSPNFPRKYPPNKKCLWIISAPAGSRISLTMGSFDLEEATGCNYDRLVFRDGSDISSPLLGTFCGKTEVPALNSTGSFLRIEFYSDVISQYSGFKLDYSIILPS; from the exons ATGAATCTTCTAGCACTATCAACCTTATTACTGTCCTTTCCTAGGTTTACACCTGGTAAACCTGTCCAG GGAATCCAGGGAGACAAGGCCACAG GAGAAACATATATGCATCAGGATGATATTGTTTACAGACGAAGAACACAGCGAAGTGCCATGAAATGCAATCAGAGATGTGTTTGGCCTAGATCAGAAGATGGGCTGGTCAACATTCCAATTAATGTCTCTACagagtttt CTGTGGAAGAGAGGGATGTGATAGCTGAAGCAATGCAAGAATTTGTAACACTGACATGTATTCAGTTTATCAGGCGTTCGACAGAACATGACTACATAAATATTTTCCCTGCAGATAA GTGCTGGTCTTACTTTGGAAAGATTGGAGGCAAACAGCAGTTGGGCTTGGCGAAAAATGGCTGCATATATAAAGGATTAATTCAGCATGAAATCAACCATGCCCTGGGTTTCATACATGAACAGGCCCGGAATGACCGAGACAAGTATGTTAAAATCCACTTGGAGTATGTCACAACAG GAGAACAGGGGAATTTCGAGAAAGTGGACTCTAACAATCTGGGTCTTCCCTATGACTATGGTTCAGTGATGCATTATGGCCC ATACGATTTTTCTAGTGCTCCCGGGAAAGCAACCATTGTCCCCATCCCAAATGCATCTGTACCAATTGGTCAGAGAATAGGACTCAGCGACCTAGATGTGAAAAAAATCAACAAGCTCTACAGATGCA ACTGTTGTAGCACTGTGCTTCGTAATCGAAGGGGCAACTTCTCCTCTAATAATTACCCATATTCATACCCCAAAAATGTCACATGCCTATGGCTGATCCAAATCCCAGAAGGAAAG GTCTTCCTGAAGTTTCATGTTTTGGATCTCCAGCGCTCTCCAAACTGTGCCTCCGACTACATCCGAATTTATGATGGAAACAACAGAAATGCCCGTCTTCTTGTTGACAAGTTATGTGGAGCGGGGCAGTTGCCGGCAGTGGTGTCTTCTGGAAGCATGATGCTTGTGGAGTTTGTGAGTGATGAGACCACTGCATCAAAGGGTTTCACAGCCTCCTATGCACATG TGATATGTGGGGGGACTTTCACGAGCACTCATGGAGTGGTCACTTCTCCAAACTTCCCAAGAAAATACCCTCCAAACAAAAAATGCCTATGGATTATCAGTGCTCCAGCAGGAAGCAGG ATCTCCCTAACGATGGGCTCCTTTGACCTGGAGGAAGCCACTGGGTGCAACTATGACAGACTTGTCTTTCGTGATGGCAGCGACATCAGTTCTCCACTTCTTGGCACTTTTTGTGGGAAGACAGAGGTTCCAGCTCTCAATTCCACTGGGAGCTTCCTACGTATAGAATTTTACAGTGACGTCATTTCTCAATATTCCGGGTTTAAGCTGGACTACTCAATCA TTTTGCCGTCATGA